From a region of the Calliphora vicina chromosome 4, idCalVici1.1, whole genome shotgun sequence genome:
- the LOC135959271 gene encoding scoloptoxin SSD14 — MLKDGGSAIDAAISTLLCEGVILPHSLGIGGGFVATIYTKKTGKVETLIARETAPASAHQGMFIGKEITGAISAAIPSEIFGFWEMHMKYGKLPWKQLFKPTIDLCKKGHKVSKYLANVLTLNSERIRKEPSMAEIFINPSTNNLYKEGEIMYRPQLGETLSILAEEGPETMYRGGRIGKMLVEDIQDMGGIITEKDLQDYGVRWEEPIVARFTGGYELYTTPLPTSGVILAFILNVMEPLYTRHHDIYWQRLVETFKHAYGHRTNLGDIHFEPQVSKVFEQLMSPAFAAEIRELIRDDHTFIDMAYYGANFTNVEDHGTANMVALAPNGDAISVTSTINSHLGAKVRSRQTGIILNDEMDDFSTPGKVNAYGIPASPANYIKPGKRPMSSTCPSIVLDKHGNVQLLVGGAGGSRITTSVAQTILRYFVFGESIERSVNSDRIHHQLAPMVVDVEPAVPDHTEDYLIKVGHDINYLPPNRAFSALTAIGLKSNWPQPICDRRRVGSAVVVHPAK, encoded by the exons ATGTTAAAAGATGGTGGTTCTGCTATTGATGCCGCAATATCAACTCTCTTATGTGAAGGCGTTATATTACCACATAGTTTAGGTATAGGCGGTGGATTCGTTGCtactatatatacaaaaaaaactggTAAAGTAGAGACTTTAATCGCTCGTGAAACTGCACCTGCGTCAGCTCACCAGGGAATGTTTATCGGCAAAGAAATTACTGGTGCTATTTCCGCTGCTATACCAAGCGAAATTTTCGGATTTTGGGAAATGCATATGAAATATGGCAAACTACCCTGGAAGCAATTATTTAAGCCTACTATTGATTTATGTAAGAAAGGACATAAGGTCTCAAAATACTTGGCAAATGTTTTAACTTTAAACTCTGAACGTATTCGCAAAGAACCGTCAATGGCCGAAATCTTTATAAATCCCAGTACAAATAACCTTTATAAGGAAGGTGAGATTATGTATCGTCCTCAATTGGGTGAAACTCTATCAATATTGGCTGAAGAAGGCCCCGAAACAATGTATCGTGGTGGACGTATTGGCAAAATGCTTGTGGAAGATATTCAAGATATGGGTGGCATAATTACCGAAAAGGATTTGCAGGATTATGG GGTCCGTTGGGAAGAACCAATTGTTGCTCGATTTACTGGAGGCTATGAATTATATACGACACCTTTACCAACAAGTGGAGTGAtcttagcatttattttgaatgtAATGGAACCTCTTTACACAAGACATCACGACATCTATTGGCAACGTCTAGTTGAAACATTTAAACATGCCTACGGCCACCGGACAAATTTGGGAGATATTCACTTTGAACCACAAGTTAGCAAGGTGTTTGAACAATTGATGAGTCCTGCATTCGCAGCTGAAATTAGAGAATTAATTAGAGATGATCACACCTTCATTGATATGGCATATTATGGTGCTAACTTTACAAATGTCGAAGATCATGGCACAGCTAATATGGTTGCGTTGGCACCAAACGGCGATGCTATATCTGTAACTAGTACTATTAATAGTCA TCTAGGTGCAAAAGTTCGTTCTCGTCAAACTGGCATTATTTTAAATGATGAAATGGATGATTTCTCGACTCCCGGAAAGGTTAATGCTTATGGAATACCAGCATCGCCAGCCAATTACATTAAACCAGGAAAACGACCAATGTCATCTACTTGTCCCAGTATAGTATTGGATAAACATGGAAATGTTCAACTGTTAGTAGGTGGTGCAGGTGGCTCCAGAATCACCACATCTGTAGCTCAG acaatattacgttattttgtttttggtgaaTCAATTGAGAGGTCCGTAAATTCGGATCGGATTCACCACCAGTTGGCACCCATGGTAGTTGATGTAGAACCCGCAGTACCCGATCACACTGAAGACTATTTAATTAAAGTCGGTCATGATATAAATTATTTGCCACCTAATAGGGCATTCTCGGCTTTGACAGCCATTGGTTTAAAAAGTAATTGGCCCCAACCTATATGTGATCGTCGACGTGTTGGTAGCGCAGTAGTCGTTCATCCAgctaaataa